A genomic region of Trifolium pratense cultivar HEN17-A07 linkage group LG3, ARS_RC_1.1, whole genome shotgun sequence contains the following coding sequences:
- the LOC123918387 gene encoding protein PLASTID MOVEMENT IMPAIRED 1, which translates to MAASKNNPNAQILDELEALSETLYKNHTSTTARRTASLVLPRNTPVPSIEDDSDKHTTEVYGESSNKPRSRRLSLSPWRSRPKLEDEISKTETKEVVVKSKTSTTNLEENEKKGIWKWKPMRALSHIGMQKLSCLFSVEVVAAQDLPSSMNGLRLAVCVRKKETKDGAVKTMPSRVSQGAADFEETLFIKCHAYYTNNNHNKRLKFEPRPFSIYLFAVDAQELDFGRNYVDLSELIQESVEKNHQGARVRQWDTSFGLSGKAKGGELVVKLGFQIVEKDGGVDIYNNSNSNSPMQNSKSSKLSSLSSSFARKQSKSSFSVPSPRITSRNDEWTPSPSQEGGIQGMDDLNLDDPNPVHDSSSSAQKVDHDHIEQVEDFDLPDFEVVDKGIEVQEKEEDEGEESDKTVEEKPVADEVVKEVVHDHVHHARLSELDSIAQQIKALESMMGDEGINDMMKIDEETGELDADEETVTREFLEMLEDDQDSKGYLFNQPEIPPLQLEDAHDDSPADAGESKVYLSDLGKGLGCVVQTKDGGYLASMNPLDVVVARKDNPKLAMQTSKPFVLASHESVSGFDLFQKLAGVGLDELSYQVLSSLMPIDELIGKTAEQIAFEGIASAVVQGRNKEGASSSAARIVSALKSMSTIISSGRKERISTGLWNVDENPVTIEELLPISMQKIESMTVEALKIQADTAEEEAPFEVSTLRSKKGESGKDLLASAIPLEDWIRDQTLISYKGAATASSDESGRVTLILVVQLRDPLRRYEAVGGPTMVLIHATRAGTKGNEEEKKRFKVTSMHVGGFKVRSSTKKNAWDNEKQRLTAMQWLVAYGLGKAGKKGKQALAKGQDLLWSISSRIVADMWLKTMRNPDVKLVN; encoded by the coding sequence ATGGCAGCTTCGAAGAACAATCCCAATGCTCAGATTCTTGACGAACTAGAAGCTCTGAGTGAAACCCTCTACAAAAATCACACATCCACCACAGCTCGAAGAACAGCCTCACTTGTGTTGCCGCGAAATACACCTGTTCCATCCATTGAAGATGACAGTGACAAACACACGACCGAAGTTTATGGTGAAAGCAGTAACAAACCTCGATCCCGTCGCTTGTCCTTGTCCCCGTGGCGGTCAAGACCAAAGCTTGAGgatgaaatttcaaaaacagAAACGAAAGAGGTGGTGGTTAAAAGTAAGACATCGACAACTAATTTGGAAGAGAATGAGAAGAAAGGGATTTGGAAGTGGAAGCCTATGAGGGCACTTTCACATATTGGAATGCAGAAACTAAGCTGTTTGTTCTCTGTTGAAGTGGTTGCTGCTCAAGACCTTCCTTCTTCCATGAACGGACTGAGGCTTGCCGTTTGTGTTAGGAAGAAGGAAACAAAGGATGGTGCTGTTAAGACAATGCCGTCACGCGTTTCACAAGGAGCTGCTGATTTTGAAGAGACCCTTTTCATCAAGTGCCATGCTTATTACACCAACAACAATCATAACAAGAGGCTTAAGTTTGAGCCCCGTCCCTTTTCGATATACCTTTTTGCTGTTGATGCTCAAGAGCTTGATTTTGGAAGAAACTATGTGGATTTGAGCGAGTTGATTCAAGAATCCGTCGAGAAAAACCATCAAGGTGCACGAGTTAGGCAATGGGATACGAGCTTCGGGTTATCAGGAAAGGCAAAAGGAGGAGAACTTGTTGTGAAACTTGGTTTTCAGATTGTAGAGAAAGATGGAGGAGTTGATATATACAATAATAGCAATAGCAATAGTCCAATGCAGAATTCAAAGTCCAGCAAGTTGAGTAGTTTATCATCTTCTTTCGCACGCAAACAATCCAAGTCATCCTTCAGCGTGCCTAGTCCCAGAATAACAAGCAGAAACGATGAGTGGACTCCTTCACCTTCACAGGAAGGTGGCATTCAAGGAATGGACGATTTGAATCTTGATGATCCAAACCCAGTTCATGATTCCTCTTCTTCTGCACAGAAAGTTGATCATGACCACATAGAACAGGTGGAGGATTTTGATCTTCCAGATTTTGAGGTTGTTGATAAAGGGATTGAGGTTCAagagaaggaagaagatgaaggagaGGAATCTGATAAAACCGTAGAAGAGAAACCGGTTGCAGATGAGGTTGTGAAGGAAGTAGTACACGATCATGTGCACCATGCTAGATTGTCTGAGCTTGATTCAATTGCTCAACAAATAAAAGCTCTTGAGTCTATGATGGGAGATGAAGGTATCAATGACATGATGAAAATAGATGAAGAGACAGGGGAACTGGATGCAGATGAAGAAACTGTGACTAGGGAGTTTCTTGAGATGCTTGAGGATGATCAGGACAGCAAAGGATACTTATTCAACCAACCTGAGATTCCACCTTTGCAACTAGAAGACGCACACGACGATTCTCCTGCAGATGCAGGAGAATCCAAAGTATATCTTTCTGACCTCGGTAAGGGCTTGGGTTGTGTGGTTCAAACAAAAGATGGAGGCTACTTGGCTTCCATGAACCCTTTGGATGTTGTTGTTGCTAGAAAAGATAATCCAAAGCTGGCAATGCAGACGTCGAAGCCTTTTGTGTTGGCATCGCATGAATCTGTGAGTGGGTTTGATTTGTTTCAGAAATTGGCTGGTGTTGGTCTTGACGAACTCAGCTATCAAGTTTTATCCTCCTTGATGCCAATAGATGAACTGATAGGTAAAACTGCAGAGCAGATTGCTTTTGAAGGCATTGCTTCAGCCGTCGTACAAGGTAGGAACAAGGAAGGAGCAAGTTCCAGCGCTGCCCGCATAGTTTCTGCTTTGAAAAGCATGTCAACCATTATCAGTTCAGGAAGAAAAGAACGAATATCAACAGGACTTTGGAATGTTGATGAAAATCCAGTTACTATAGAAGAGCTTCTTCCTATTTCAATGCAGAAGATTGAGTCCATGACAGTTGAGGCATTGAAAATTCAAGCTGACACGGCCGAGGAAGAAGCTCCGTTTGAAGTTTCTACACTCAGATCAAAGAAAGGGGAAAGTGGGAAAGATCTTTTGGCTTCTGCTATTCCACTTGAGGATTGGATTAGAGACCAAACCTTAATAAGCTACAAGGGTGCTGCAACTGCAAGTTCTGATGAATCTGGAAGAGTCACACTGATATTGGTTGTCCAACTGAGGGATCCACTGAGACGCTATGAAGCAGTTGGAGGCCCTACAATGGTGCTTATTCACGCGACACGTGCTGGCACAAAGGGAAATGAGGAAGAGAAGAAGAGGTTTAAAGTAACAAGCATGCATGTGGGAGGATTCAAGGTTAGGAGTTCCACAAAGAAGAATGCATGGGACAATGAGAAACAAAGACTGACCGCTATGCAATGGTTGGTTGCATATGGGTTGGGAAAGGCAGGGAAGAAAGGGAAGCAGGCATTGGCAAAGGGACAAGACCTGCTATGGAGTATTTCCTCACGGATCGTGGCTGATATGTGGCTCAAAACCATGAGAAATCCAGATGTCAAGCTTGtaaattga